In Shewanella sp. VB17, a single genomic region encodes these proteins:
- the rplF gene encoding 50S ribosomal protein L6: MSRVAKAPVAIPAGVEVTLNEQTITVKGSKGSLTRVINTDVSIVIDNNEIKCSPIEGVKTAAQAGTARALINNMVVGVTAGFEKKLQLVGVGYRAKVAGNGVDLTLGFSHPLVHELPNGVTAVCPTQTEIVLSGTDKQLIGQVAAEIRGYRPPEPYKGKGVRYADEQVRRKEAKKK; the protein is encoded by the coding sequence ATGTCTCGTGTCGCAAAAGCACCAGTCGCTATTCCTGCAGGCGTAGAAGTGACTTTAAACGAACAAACTATCACCGTAAAAGGGTCTAAAGGTAGTTTGACTCGAGTAATAAACACCGATGTTTCTATTGTTATTGATAACAATGAAATCAAGTGTAGCCCAATTGAAGGCGTGAAAACTGCCGCTCAAGCCGGTACTGCTCGAGCTTTAATCAACAATATGGTTGTTGGTGTAACAGCTGGTTTTGAGAAGAAACTACAGTTAGTTGGTGTCGGTTACCGTGCGAAAGTCGCTGGTAATGGCGTTGATTTAACACTTGGTTTTTCACATCCACTAGTACATGAACTCCCTAACGGCGTAACAGCTGTTTGCCCGACACAAACTGAAATCGTACTTTCTGGTACTGATAAGCAGCTTATTGGGCAAGTCGCAGCTGAGATTCGTGGCTACCGTCCACCAGAACCTTATAAAGGTAAAGGTGTTCGATATGCTGACGAACAAGTACGTCGTAAAGAGGCTAAGAAGAAGTAG
- the rplR gene encoding 50S ribosomal protein L18 — protein MDKKKSRLRRALRARKKIQELGVNRLVVHRTPRHTYAQVISPDSQVLASASTAEKAVTEQLKYTGNVDAAKTVGKILAERAIEKGVTVVAFDRSGFKYHGRVAALADAAREAGLKF, from the coding sequence ATGGATAAGAAAAAATCTCGCTTACGCCGCGCATTACGCGCTCGTAAGAAGATCCAAGAGCTGGGCGTTAATCGTCTGGTTGTACATCGTACACCACGCCACACCTATGCTCAGGTAATTAGTCCTGACTCACAGGTTTTGGCGTCAGCTTCTACTGCTGAAAAAGCGGTAACAGAGCAGCTAAAGTACACAGGTAACGTTGATGCAGCTAAAACAGTAGGTAAAATCCTTGCTGAGCGTGCTATCGAAAAAGGCGTAACCGTAGTTGCATTCGATCGTTCCGGTTTCAAGTATCACGGCCGTGTTGCTGCTTTAGCAGATGCAGCTCGTGAAGCTGGCCTCAAGTTCTAA
- the rpsE gene encoding 30S ribosomal protein S5: protein MAKFEAQQQKDDLQEKLVAVNRVSKVVKGGRIFSFTALTVVGDGNGKVGFGYGKAREVPAAIQKAMEKARRNIVSVELINGTLHHPVKGRHTGSRVYMQPASDGTGIIAGGAMRAVLEVAGVHNVLSKAYGSTNPINIVRATVDALVHMKSPSQIAAKRGLNVNEIRG from the coding sequence ATGGCTAAATTCGAAGCTCAGCAACAAAAAGATGATCTGCAAGAGAAATTAGTTGCAGTTAATCGTGTTTCAAAAGTAGTTAAAGGCGGACGTATCTTTAGCTTCACTGCACTAACTGTAGTCGGTGATGGTAATGGTAAAGTTGGCTTTGGCTATGGTAAAGCGCGCGAAGTACCTGCAGCAATTCAGAAAGCAATGGAAAAGGCTCGACGCAACATTGTTTCTGTTGAATTGATTAATGGTACTCTGCATCACCCTGTAAAGGGCCGTCATACTGGTTCGCGTGTTTACATGCAACCAGCATCAGACGGTACCGGTATTATTGCCGGTGGCGCAATGCGTGCCGTATTGGAAGTAGCAGGCGTTCATAACGTTCTGTCAAAAGCATACGGTTCTACTAACCCGATCAACATCGTTCGCGCAACTGTCGATGCGTTGGTGCACATGAAGTCACCATCACAAATCGCAGCTAAGCGTGGCCTGAATGTTAATGAAATTCGAGGTTAA
- the rpmD gene encoding 50S ribosomal protein L30 gives MATKTIKVTQTKSSIGRLPKHRATLTGLGLRRINHTVEVEDTPSVRGMINKVYYMVSVEEV, from the coding sequence ATGGCTACTAAAACAATTAAAGTAACTCAGACTAAAAGTTCGATTGGACGTTTGCCTAAGCATCGTGCAACTTTGACAGGTCTTGGTCTACGCCGTATTAATCATACTGTTGAAGTAGAAGATACACCTTCTGTTCGCGGTATGATCAATAAGGTTTACTACATGGTTTCGGTGGAGGAAGTATAA
- the rplO gene encoding 50S ribosomal protein L15, translated as MRLNTLSPAAGAKSAAKRVGRGIGSGTGKTCGRGHKGQKSRSGGGVRVGFEGGQMPLKIRLPKFGFTSRKALVSAEVRISEFAKVNGDVVDLSTLKDANLVTRNIQFAKIVLSGTIERPVTVKGLKVTKGARAAIEAAGGKIEE; from the coding sequence ATGCGTCTAAATACTCTATCACCTGCTGCAGGTGCTAAATCAGCAGCTAAGCGTGTAGGTCGCGGTATCGGTTCAGGCACTGGTAAAACTTGTGGTCGTGGCCACAAGGGACAGAAGTCTCGTTCTGGCGGCGGCGTTCGCGTCGGTTTCGAAGGTGGTCAAATGCCACTTAAGATTCGTTTACCTAAGTTTGGTTTTACCTCGCGTAAAGCGTTGGTATCTGCCGAAGTTCGTATTAGCGAATTCGCTAAAGTTAACGGTGATGTTGTCGATTTGAGTACTCTGAAAGATGCGAATCTTGTGACTCGCAACATACAGTTTGCTAAAATCGTTCTTTCAGGTACCATTGAACGCCCTGTGACCGTTAAAGGTCTAAAGGTAACCAAAGGTGCTCGTGCAGCTATTGAAGCTGCCGGCGGAAAGATCGAGGAATAA
- the secY gene encoding preprotein translocase subunit SecY, with the protein MAKPGLDSKSAKGGFSELKTRLLFVIGAIIVFRAGSFVPIPGIDAAVLAELFNQQKGTILGMFNMFSGGALERASIFALGIMPYISASIIMQLLTVVHPALAELKKEGESGRKKISQYTRYGTLVLGTFQAVGIATGLPNLVPGLVVNLGFGFYFVAVVSLVTGTMFLMWLGEQITERGIGNGISILIFSGIVAGLPSAIGQTAEQARQGDLSVIVLLLLAVIVFAVTYFVVFVERGQRRIVVNYAKRQQGRKVFAAQSTHLPLKINMAGVIPPIFASSIILFPGTLAQWFGQNESLSWLSDFSLAVSPGQPLYSLLYATAIIFFCFFYTALVFNPRETADNLKKSGAFIPGIRPGEQTSRYIDKVMTRLTLAGALYITFICLIPEFMLITWKVQFYFGGTSLLIMVVVIMDFMAQVQTHMMSHQYESVMKKANLVNKANLDRFGR; encoded by the coding sequence ATGGCAAAACCAGGACTTGATTCAAAAAGCGCGAAAGGTGGATTTTCTGAACTGAAGACTCGCCTCCTGTTCGTGATTGGTGCAATTATCGTCTTTAGAGCCGGTTCGTTTGTACCAATTCCTGGTATTGACGCTGCTGTGTTAGCAGAGCTGTTTAATCAGCAGAAGGGGACCATCCTAGGCATGTTTAACATGTTCTCTGGTGGTGCTCTTGAACGTGCCTCTATCTTTGCATTAGGAATTATGCCGTATATTTCGGCATCAATCATTATGCAGTTACTGACTGTCGTGCATCCAGCACTCGCTGAACTTAAAAAGGAAGGCGAATCTGGGCGTAAGAAAATCAGTCAGTACACAAGATATGGTACTTTGGTCCTGGGTACATTTCAGGCGGTCGGTATTGCAACTGGGTTACCAAACTTAGTTCCAGGTTTAGTTGTAAATCTTGGATTCGGTTTTTACTTCGTTGCAGTCGTTAGTTTAGTGACTGGAACGATGTTCCTTATGTGGCTAGGTGAGCAAATAACCGAACGAGGCATAGGTAATGGTATCTCGATATTAATTTTTTCGGGTATTGTTGCTGGTCTACCATCTGCTATCGGCCAAACGGCTGAGCAAGCGCGTCAAGGTGACTTGAGCGTGATCGTGTTGTTGTTGTTAGCTGTTATTGTATTTGCTGTAACGTATTTCGTTGTATTTGTTGAGCGTGGTCAACGTCGTATTGTCGTTAACTATGCTAAGCGTCAGCAGGGTCGTAAGGTCTTTGCTGCACAAAGCACACATTTACCACTTAAGATAAATATGGCAGGTGTAATACCACCAATTTTTGCGTCAAGCATCATTTTATTTCCAGGTACACTAGCACAGTGGTTTGGTCAAAATGAGTCCTTATCATGGTTAAGTGATTTTTCACTTGCAGTGTCACCAGGACAACCGCTTTACTCATTATTGTATGCTACTGCAATTATCTTCTTTTGTTTCTTCTATACTGCGTTGGTGTTTAACCCACGTGAGACAGCCGATAACTTAAAGAAGAGCGGTGCGTTTATTCCTGGGATCCGTCCTGGAGAACAGACTTCGCGTTACATTGATAAAGTAATGACTCGCTTGACATTAGCAGGCGCATTGTATATTACTTTTATCTGTTTAATTCCGGAGTTCATGTTAATTACGTGGAAAGTGCAGTTTTATTTTGGCGGCACTTCGCTACTTATTATGGTAGTCGTAATCATGGACTTTATGGCTCAAGTTCAGACTCATATGATGTCTCATCAGTATGAATCTGTAATGAAGAAGGCTAACCTAGTTAACAAAGCGAATTTAGATCGCTTTGGTCGCTAA
- the rpmJ gene encoding 50S ribosomal protein L36: MKVRASVKKICRNCKIVKRSGVVRVICVEPKHKQRQG, translated from the coding sequence ATGAAAGTTCGAGCTTCCGTGAAGAAGATCTGCCGTAATTGCAAGATCGTCAAACGTAGTGGCGTTGTACGTGTGATTTGTGTTGAACCTAAACATAAACAGCGTCAAGGCTAA
- the rpsM gene encoding 30S ribosomal protein S13, with protein MARIAGINIPDHKHTVIALTGIFGIGRTRARAICAATSVAEEAKIKELSEAQIDTLREAVAEYTVEGDLRREVSMNIKRLMDLGCYRGIRHRRSLPLRGQRTKTNARTRKGPRKPIRK; from the coding sequence GTGGCCCGTATCGCTGGCATTAACATTCCTGATCATAAGCATACCGTCATTGCATTGACTGGTATTTTCGGTATAGGTCGTACTCGTGCTAGAGCAATCTGCGCGGCTACTTCTGTTGCTGAAGAAGCTAAGATCAAGGAATTGAGCGAAGCTCAAATTGATACACTACGCGAAGCAGTTGCCGAATACACTGTTGAAGGTGATTTGCGTCGTGAAGTATCCATGAACATCAAACGTCTTATGGACCTTGGTTGTTACCGTGGAATACGTCACCGTCGTAGCCTGCCTCTTCGTGGGCAACGTACTAAGACCAATGCGCGTACGCGTAAAGGTCCACGTAAACCAATTAGAAAGTAA
- the rpsK gene encoding 30S ribosomal protein S11: protein MAKVPSRSPRKRVRKQVADGMAHIHASFNNTIITITDRQGNALSWATSGGSGFRGSRKSTPFAAQVAAERAGVAAQDYGVKNLEVFVKGPGPGRESAIRALNSVGYKITNITDVTPIPHNGCRPPKKRRV, encoded by the coding sequence ATGGCTAAAGTTCCGTCACGTTCTCCGCGTAAGCGTGTACGTAAACAGGTTGCTGATGGTATGGCGCATATCCATGCGTCTTTCAACAACACAATTATTACCATTACTGATCGTCAAGGTAATGCACTGTCTTGGGCAACTTCAGGTGGTTCAGGTTTTCGTGGTTCACGTAAATCTACTCCTTTTGCTGCACAGGTTGCTGCTGAGCGTGCAGGTGTTGCTGCTCAGGATTACGGTGTTAAGAACCTTGAAGTATTTGTAAAGGGTCCAGGTCCAGGGCGTGAATCAGCGATTCGCGCACTCAATTCGGTTGGTTATAAAATTACCAATATTACCGATGTGACGCCTATCCCTCATAATGGTTGTCGTCCTCCTAAGAAACGTCGCGTATAA
- the rpsD gene encoding 30S ribosomal protein S4, translating into MARYLGPKLKLSRREGTDLFLKSGVRAIDSKCKLETAPGQHGARKTRLSEYGVQLREKQKVRRTYGVLEKQFRNYYKDAARTKGNTGENLLTLLETRLDNVVYRMGFGATRAEARQLVSHKSIMVNSSVVNIPSFKVSANDVISIREKSKKQARIIAALEVASQREKPIWVEVDNTKMEGAFKRLPERSDLSAEINEQLIVELYSK; encoded by the coding sequence ATGGCAAGATACTTGGGTCCTAAGCTCAAGCTCAGCCGCAGAGAAGGTACAGACCTTTTCCTAAAAAGCGGCGTGAGAGCAATCGATTCGAAGTGTAAGCTCGAAACTGCACCTGGACAACACGGCGCTCGTAAGACCCGTTTGTCTGAGTATGGCGTTCAGCTACGCGAGAAACAAAAAGTTCGTCGTACTTATGGTGTGCTTGAAAAGCAATTCCGTAATTACTACAAAGACGCTGCACGTACTAAAGGTAACACAGGTGAAAACCTACTGACGCTTTTAGAAACCCGTCTTGATAACGTTGTATACCGTATGGGATTTGGCGCAACTCGTGCAGAAGCACGTCAGCTTGTTAGCCACAAATCGATTATGGTAAACAGTAGCGTTGTTAACATTCCATCATTCAAAGTGTCTGCGAATGATGTAATTAGCATTCGTGAGAAGTCTAAGAAGCAAGCGCGTATTATTGCTGCTTTAGAAGTTGCTTCTCAGCGCGAAAAGCCAATATGGGTTGAAGTTGATAACACTAAGATGGAAGGGGCATTTAAACGTCTTCCAGAGCGTAGTGATTTATCTGCGGAAATTAACGAACAGCTCATCGTCGAACTTTACTCTAAGTAA
- a CDS encoding DNA-directed RNA polymerase subunit alpha, which yields MQGSVTEFLRPRLVDIEQVNPTRAKVTLEPLERGFGHTLGNALRRILLSSMPGCAVTEVEIDGVLHEYSSKEGVQEDVLEILLNLKGLAVVIEGKDEAMLTLSKSGAGPVTAADITHDGDVTIMNPDHIICHLTGNNDVSMRIRVERGRGYVPASARAQTEDDDRPIGRLLVDSSFSPVARIAYNVEAARVEQRTDLDKLVIDMTTNGTIDPEEAIRRSATILAEQLDAFVELRDITEPELKEEKPEFDPILLRPVDDLELTVRSANCLKAEAIHYIGDLVQRTEVELLKTPNLGKKSLTEIKDVLASRGLSLGMRLENWPPASLADDL from the coding sequence ATGCAGGGTTCTGTTACAGAATTTCTTAGACCGCGTCTCGTTGATATCGAGCAGGTTAATCCAACACGTGCTAAAGTCACACTTGAGCCGCTAGAACGTGGTTTTGGTCATACTTTGGGTAACGCGTTGCGTCGTATCCTATTGTCGTCAATGCCAGGCTGCGCGGTAACCGAAGTAGAGATCGATGGTGTACTGCATGAGTATAGTAGCAAGGAAGGCGTTCAAGAGGATGTTCTTGAGATCCTACTAAACCTTAAAGGTTTAGCGGTAGTGATCGAAGGAAAAGACGAAGCTATGCTTACGTTAAGTAAGTCAGGCGCAGGCCCTGTTACTGCAGCAGATATCACCCATGATGGTGATGTCACTATCATGAATCCTGACCATATTATTTGTCATTTGACAGGTAATAATGACGTCAGCATGCGGATCCGTGTTGAGCGTGGTCGTGGTTATGTACCGGCATCAGCCCGTGCACAAACCGAAGACGATGATCGCCCTATCGGCCGTTTGTTGGTGGATTCTTCATTCTCGCCAGTTGCTCGTATAGCCTACAATGTAGAAGCTGCACGTGTTGAACAGCGTACTGACTTGGATAAACTCGTTATTGATATGACCACAAACGGTACTATCGATCCTGAGGAAGCTATCCGTCGTTCTGCAACCATCTTAGCTGAACAGCTAGATGCATTTGTTGAACTGCGTGATATTACCGAGCCAGAGTTGAAGGAAGAGAAGCCGGAGTTTGATCCGATATTGCTGCGTCCTGTCGACGATTTAGAGCTAACTGTACGTTCAGCTAACTGTTTGAAGGCTGAAGCGATTCATTATATCGGTGATCTGGTACAGCGTACTGAAGTTGAGCTGCTTAAAACGCCTAACTTAGGTAAGAAATCTCTTACTGAAATTAAGGATGTTTTAGCGTCTCGCGGACTGTCGTTAGGTATGCGTCTTGAAAACTGGCCTCCAGCTAGTTTGGCAGACGACCTCTAA
- the rplQ gene encoding 50S ribosomal protein L17, translating into MRHRKSGRQLNRNSSHRQAMFRNMASSLVRHEVIKTTVAKAKELRRVVEPLITLAKSDSVANRRLVFARTRDAEVVGKLFNELGPRYQERPGGYTRILKCGLRTGDKAPMAYIELVGRPEDAEAVEADDSAE; encoded by the coding sequence ATGCGCCATCGTAAGAGTGGTCGTCAACTGAACCGTAACAGTAGTCATCGTCAAGCCATGTTTCGTAACATGGCAAGCTCTTTAGTCCGTCACGAAGTGATTAAGACTACTGTAGCTAAAGCGAAAGAGCTGCGTCGCGTAGTTGAACCTCTAATAACACTTGCTAAGAGTGATAGCGTTGCAAACCGCCGTTTGGTATTTGCTCGTACTCGCGACGCTGAAGTCGTCGGTAAGTTATTTAATGAATTGGGTCCACGCTACCAGGAACGTCCTGGCGGTTACACCCGTATCCTTAAGTGCGGTCTACGTACTGGTGATAAAGCGCCTATGGCGTATATTGAGCTAGTTGGTCGCCCAGAAGATGCTGAAGCTGTTGAAGCTGATGACTCTGCTGAATAA
- a CDS encoding ABC transporter substrate-binding protein: MRYLLLLLSLIPLKIIAASILIIESYHQEYGWDINYNRGIISILGDEHKYQNFYMDTKRIPQDQFDLQAKRAWETYNALKPDIVVLADDNAIKLLHKQFENTTTPIVVLGVNANPRSYGIHNKKNFTGVLERPLFKRSLLFVKKILPENPKKKILVLFDKSPTSLAAMQQISPSLESLTIGNVTSDFILTNSFNTWKNTVITAKEKGYDAMLVGLYHTINNASNQYVAPDDVISWTQKNAQLPHFGFWQFTVGENKNIGGYVLDSYVHGQLAGELIDKILAGALPSSLPYISDRTGIYMMSKSGINKWKLTIPEKITEKVRWVD, from the coding sequence ATGCGGTATCTTCTACTTTTACTTAGCCTCATTCCGCTCAAAATTATAGCGGCATCGATACTCATTATTGAAAGTTACCATCAAGAATACGGATGGGATATAAACTATAATCGAGGGATTATTTCGATTCTAGGAGATGAACATAAATACCAAAATTTTTATATGGATACAAAAAGGATACCTCAGGATCAATTTGACCTTCAGGCCAAGCGAGCTTGGGAAACCTACAATGCACTCAAGCCAGATATTGTTGTTCTAGCAGATGACAATGCCATCAAATTACTGCATAAACAATTTGAGAATACAACAACACCTATTGTCGTTCTCGGAGTTAACGCTAACCCCAGAAGTTATGGTATTCATAATAAAAAAAACTTCACTGGTGTACTTGAAAGGCCCTTATTTAAAAGATCCCTTCTTTTTGTAAAAAAGATACTTCCAGAAAATCCGAAGAAAAAAATATTAGTATTGTTTGATAAAAGCCCGACATCTTTGGCAGCAATGCAGCAGATAAGCCCATCACTAGAAAGTTTAACGATTGGCAATGTAACATCAGATTTTATCTTAACTAACAGTTTTAACACATGGAAAAACACTGTCATTACCGCCAAAGAAAAAGGCTATGATGCAATGCTAGTAGGTTTGTACCACACAATCAATAACGCTTCAAACCAGTATGTAGCACCTGATGATGTGATCTCTTGGACCCAAAAAAATGCTCAATTACCTCACTTTGGTTTTTGGCAATTTACTGTAGGTGAAAACAAAAACATAGGGGGCTATGTCTTAGATTCCTATGTACACGGTCAACTTGCAGGAGAACTAATAGACAAAATTTTAGCAGGAGCATTGCCAAGCTCACTACCCTATATATCTGATAGAACAGGCATATATATGATGAGTAAAAGTGGTATCAACAAATGGAAATTAACGATCCCAGAAAAAATAACTGAAAAAGTGCGTTGGGTGGATTGA
- a CDS encoding ABC transporter substrate-binding protein, protein MKFFINSVMLILIMFSSQIHSKSILIIESYHSEYPWDNSYIEGIKEGLKGDYEFHTFQMDTKRIDQSEFDKSAQDAWDFYLQTKPSIVFLGDDNALKYLGTKFAEVDTPVVFLGINNNARAYNIHSATNITGVLERPLLKRSIVEMKKVVDLKKVLVLFDSGTTSKVTFDEVLKSKEKIQISGVEAHMKLVGSWNVWQETIKSAKNEGYNAIFIGLYHTIVDENNQHISADEVIRWTSENTPVPPFAFWDFAVGSDKAIGGLTLFGKSQGLLAADIATQILSGAQPSKIQVKTGEKGKLLFSKIQLKKYHIELPKAIALKATLIE, encoded by the coding sequence ATGAAATTTTTTATTAACTCAGTAATGCTAATACTGATTATGTTTAGTAGCCAGATACACAGTAAATCCATTTTAATTATTGAAAGTTACCATAGCGAATACCCTTGGGATAATAGCTATATCGAAGGGATTAAAGAGGGGTTGAAAGGCGATTACGAGTTTCATACTTTTCAAATGGATACTAAAAGAATAGACCAATCTGAATTTGATAAAAGTGCTCAAGATGCATGGGATTTTTATTTGCAGACAAAGCCATCAATAGTATTTCTCGGTGACGATAATGCATTGAAATACCTCGGTACTAAATTTGCTGAAGTAGATACTCCAGTGGTCTTTCTGGGCATAAATAATAACGCTAGGGCCTATAACATTCATTCTGCAACTAATATCACAGGGGTACTTGAAAGGCCGCTATTGAAAAGGTCGATAGTTGAAATGAAAAAAGTGGTTGATCTAAAAAAAGTGTTAGTGTTGTTTGATTCAGGTACAACATCAAAAGTCACCTTTGATGAAGTCCTTAAGAGTAAAGAAAAAATTCAGATCAGTGGTGTTGAGGCTCATATGAAATTGGTCGGTTCTTGGAATGTTTGGCAAGAGACGATTAAATCAGCGAAAAATGAAGGTTATAATGCTATTTTTATTGGTTTGTACCATACGATCGTAGATGAGAACAATCAGCATATCTCAGCAGATGAGGTTATTCGCTGGACATCAGAGAATACTCCAGTGCCACCTTTTGCATTTTGGGATTTTGCGGTGGGTTCGGATAAAGCCATTGGTGGATTAACACTTTTTGGTAAGAGTCAAGGTTTGTTGGCGGCAGATATAGCGACCCAAATTTTAAGTGGAGCACAGCCGAGTAAAATTCAAGTAAAGACGGGGGAAAAAGGTAAGTTATTGTTCAGTAAAATTCAATTGAAGAAGTATCATATAGAATTACCCAAAGCGATAGCGTTAAAAGCGACATTAATTGAATGA
- the ccmE gene encoding cytochrome c maturation protein CcmE yields the protein MNLRRKKRLALATALICGVAAIASLLLYALNANLNLFYTPTEIVLGKKDTGIKPEIGQRIRVGGMVTMGSMIRDPDSLHVEFAVHDSLGGEVIVTFDDLLPDLFREGQGIVAQGVLIEDGRLEATEVLAKHDENYMPPEVAEAMGQNHQKLEYNQEQKTGY from the coding sequence ATGAATCTAAGACGTAAAAAAAGGCTAGCCCTCGCAACAGCCCTCATTTGTGGTGTCGCAGCAATTGCATCCTTACTACTCTATGCGCTGAACGCTAACCTAAACCTATTTTATACCCCCACAGAAATAGTACTCGGTAAAAAAGACACAGGCATAAAGCCAGAAATAGGCCAGCGTATTCGTGTCGGTGGCATGGTCACAATGGGGTCGATGATCCGTGATCCAGACAGCCTACATGTCGAATTTGCTGTTCATGATTCTCTGGGTGGCGAAGTGATCGTAACCTTTGACGATCTCCTGCCTGATCTTTTCCGTGAAGGGCAAGGTATTGTTGCACAAGGTGTATTAATAGAAGATGGTAGGCTAGAAGCAACAGAAGTTTTAGCTAAACACGACGAAAATTACATGCCACCAGAAGTTGCTGAAGCCATGGGACAGAACCATCAAAAGCTAGAATATAACCAAGAACAAAAAACGGGCTATTAA
- the ccmD gene encoding heme exporter protein CcmD produces the protein MQFDSLTDFFNMGGYAFYVWLSYGITFFSLATLTILSILQKRKILIRIAKNMQREDRLKANRSN, from the coding sequence ATGCAGTTCGATTCATTAACAGATTTTTTCAATATGGGGGGCTATGCATTTTATGTCTGGCTTTCCTATGGAATAACATTCTTTTCATTAGCCACGTTGACTATTCTAAGCATACTTCAAAAACGAAAAATTTTGATTCGGATAGCCAAAAATATGCAGCGTGAAGACCGTTTAAAAGCCAACCGGAGTAATTGA
- a CDS encoding heme ABC transporter permease, with the protein MWKWLHSYADPERAYKLSGKMLPWFAILSIALIGIGSVWGLAFAPADYQQGESYRIIFIHVPAASMSMAAYMGMATCAFIGSVWQIKSADWAAAAIAPVGAVITFIALITGAAWGKPMWGTWWIWDARLTAELVLLFLYLGVIALYASFEDKALAARASGVLAMVGVINIPIIKYSVEWWSSLHQPSTIKITEKSTMSLEMLHPLLINIAGFGLMVGAITLIRFRCEILARNSMRHWVRELAKIEGNK; encoded by the coding sequence ATGTGGAAATGGCTACATAGCTACGCGGATCCTGAACGCGCTTATAAACTATCAGGAAAAATGCTTCCCTGGTTTGCCATATTATCAATAGCTTTAATTGGTATTGGCTCCGTATGGGGGCTGGCTTTTGCGCCAGCAGACTATCAACAAGGTGAAAGTTATCGCATCATTTTTATCCATGTTCCAGCTGCTTCAATGTCAATGGCTGCGTACATGGGAATGGCAACCTGTGCATTCATCGGCTCAGTCTGGCAAATAAAATCTGCTGACTGGGCTGCAGCAGCTATCGCGCCAGTTGGAGCCGTTATTACCTTTATTGCATTGATCACTGGTGCTGCATGGGGTAAACCTATGTGGGGAACTTGGTGGATATGGGATGCGCGTCTCACTGCTGAATTAGTGCTCCTATTCCTCTATCTCGGCGTTATTGCACTTTATGCTTCATTTGAAGATAAAGCACTGGCAGCAAGAGCGTCTGGTGTGCTGGCAATGGTTGGCGTTATCAACATCCCTATCATTAAGTATTCCGTTGAATGGTGGAGCTCCCTGCATCAACCATCAACGATAAAGATCACCGAAAAATCGACCATGTCCTTAGAAATGCTGCACCCACTGTTAATCAATATTGCTGGTTTCGGACTCATGGTTGGAGCAATTACTCTTATACGTTTCCGCTGTGAAATACTGGCACGTAATAGTATGCGGCACTGGGTACGGGAACTCGCTAAGATTGAGGGAAACAAATAA